The Sphingomonas sp. So64.6b genome includes a region encoding these proteins:
- a CDS encoding prolyl oligopeptidase family serine peptidase, with protein sequence MRNRVWAGARLSAALILTSATAWPVAAADPPPFAMNEEVRTGVRAMRGIALAPDGRSVLAAITETTANGGLPHLWLLAPGAAPRQLTFRTGERGESEGRFLPDGSILFLATRDNARALYRLPAGGGEPDQYKLGRAGTVLTARWNGAAMKDALPVSGYAASPDGRTIALWAEDPETAEVKARRERKDDGYAHDIPDHRTHLYLVDTATGAARAVPVDGVFSSVDWSFDGADLIVATDPDSDETGPDARFRRINPVTLAATPIDVPRTAKGVAFLPGRARLVYTDQCADDAPPRCNDLIVKDVASGEARNLTRGFDGEIPGDFEILPDGDLVMAIGVHTRTRLARLSTRTGAVRWLDTGQPVAVSPVTNARQTAWAFLAAGPTQPTTAMLLPGLDAKPVALTAPALVPARWPKVQSHLVSWQNEGLTIEGLLYLPAIAPGKKAPLVLSIHGGPAGRFQDGYDNLIQMLVAEGWAVLQPNIRGSTGYGAKFTAANKNDMGGADYRDVMTGIDAVLKNHPLDANRMALIGYSYGGEMAGFVVGRTDRFKAIVSGAPVIDQFSEYGTEDGSFYDRWYYGKPWLNFADAWRQSPLSTAGNAKTPFLLLQGDKDVTDPLGQSLEMYRALKQTGAPVALVVYPREGHSETGGNFRATVSQEPWHGIDLRRRMFGFLRAAFAGEPDPLAVARKDVP encoded by the coding sequence ATGCGGAACAGGGTATGGGCCGGCGCGCGGCTGTCGGCGGCGCTCATCCTGACCAGCGCCACCGCATGGCCGGTCGCCGCCGCCGATCCACCGCCCTTTGCGATGAACGAGGAAGTGCGCACCGGAGTGCGCGCGATGCGCGGGATTGCGCTGGCGCCGGACGGTCGCAGCGTGCTCGCCGCGATCACCGAGACCACCGCGAACGGCGGCTTGCCGCATCTCTGGCTGCTCGCGCCAGGCGCCGCGCCGCGCCAGCTGACCTTCCGCACCGGCGAACGCGGCGAAAGCGAGGGGCGCTTCCTGCCCGACGGATCGATCCTGTTCTTGGCGACGCGCGACAATGCCCGCGCGCTTTATCGCTTGCCCGCCGGCGGCGGCGAGCCCGACCAGTATAAGCTCGGCAGGGCCGGCACGGTCCTGACCGCGCGCTGGAACGGCGCGGCGATGAAGGACGCGCTGCCCGTCTCCGGTTATGCCGCATCGCCCGATGGCCGCACCATCGCGCTATGGGCCGAGGATCCCGAAACGGCGGAAGTGAAGGCGCGGCGCGAGCGCAAGGATGATGGTTATGCGCATGACATTCCCGACCACCGCACGCATCTCTATCTGGTCGACACCGCGACCGGCGCGGCGCGCGCGGTGCCGGTCGATGGCGTGTTCAGCTCGGTCGATTGGTCGTTCGACGGCGCCGACCTGATCGTCGCGACCGACCCCGATTCCGACGAGACCGGCCCCGATGCGCGCTTCCGTCGGATCAACCCGGTCACGCTGGCCGCCACGCCGATCGATGTGCCGCGCACCGCGAAAGGCGTCGCCTTCCTCCCCGGCCGCGCCCGGCTGGTCTATACCGACCAATGCGCCGACGATGCCCCGCCGCGCTGCAACGACCTGATCGTCAAGGATGTGGCGAGCGGAGAGGCGCGGAACCTGACCCGCGGGTTCGATGGTGAAATCCCCGGAGATTTCGAGATACTGCCCGATGGCGATCTGGTCATGGCGATTGGGGTGCACACGCGCACGCGCCTCGCGCGCCTGTCGACCCGCACCGGCGCGGTCCGCTGGCTCGACACCGGTCAACCGGTCGCCGTGTCACCCGTCACCAATGCGCGCCAGACCGCCTGGGCGTTTCTCGCCGCCGGACCGACTCAGCCGACCACTGCGATGCTGCTGCCCGGGCTCGACGCGAAGCCGGTCGCATTGACCGCGCCCGCCTTGGTCCCGGCGCGCTGGCCCAAAGTTCAGTCGCACCTGGTCAGCTGGCAGAATGAAGGGCTGACGATCGAGGGCCTGCTTTATCTGCCGGCAATTGCGCCGGGCAAGAAAGCGCCGCTGGTGCTCAGCATCCATGGCGGCCCGGCCGGGCGGTTCCAGGACGGTTACGACAATCTCATCCAGATGCTCGTCGCCGAGGGCTGGGCAGTCTTGCAGCCCAATATCCGCGGCAGCACCGGCTATGGCGCGAAGTTCACCGCCGCCAACAAGAACGATATGGGCGGTGCCGATTACCGCGACGTGATGACCGGCATCGACGCAGTGCTGAAAAATCATCCGCTCGATGCCAATCGCATGGCGCTGATCGGCTATAGCTATGGCGGGGAAATGGCCGGCTTCGTCGTCGGCAGGACCGACCGGTTCAAGGCGATCGTCTCCGGCGCGCCGGTGATCGACCAGTTCAGCGAATATGGCACCGAGGACGGCAGCTTCTACGACCGCTGGTATTACGGCAAACCCTGGCTCAATTTCGCCGATGCGTGGCGCCAGAGCCCGTTATCGACCGCCGGCAACGCAAAGACGCCGTTCCTGCTGCTGCAGGGCGACAAGGACGTCACCGACCCGCTCGGCCAGTCGCTCGAAATGTACCGCGCGTTGAAACAGACCGGCGCGCCGGTCGCGCTGGTCGTCTATCCACGCGAAGGGCATAGCGAAACCGGCGGCAATTTCCGCGCGACGGTCAGCCAGGAGCCCTGGCACGGCATCGACCTGCGCCGCCGCATGTTCGGCTTCCTGCGCGCGGCGTTCGCGGGGGAACCCGACCCGCTCGCTGTGGCGCGCAAGGATGTGCCGTAA
- a CDS encoding terminase has protein sequence MTPLPPAKPKAEPPGKPDSDPIRDAIAAFRHDPLGHAQHVYPWGDGVLTDITGPRDWQRDVLNAIGEHLTNDATRHTPCRIARASGHGIGKSALIAMVVKWALDTCEDTRVIVTANTESQLLTKTAPEIGKWAQLASTADWFTQTATALASTAKGHGRSWRADLVTWSLANTEAFAGLHNKGRRIVLIFDEASGIDAKVWEVALGALTDAETEIIFLAFGNPTQGTGPFRDVFGKLRNLWNTAQIDSREVEGTNKAYLDELVATYGLDSDLVRVRVLGQFPSASSMQFIARDTVAAARTREGAPGLGTDPVIFGVDCARFGDDHSTLAIRCGRDARSRPWKRWHHMDSMSLAGDIAMEAGRWRPDAIFVDAGNIGAAVIDRLRQLLPDILVSEVWFGSTRVREASWMGSARIRVANKRAEMWTNMRHWLSEGCIPDHQGLEDDLIGPEYGFDADQAVMLEKKEHMKSRGLASPDDGDALACTFAEPVQPRMLPGWLDPGRYRRGGEERDLYADLSE, from the coding sequence ATGACTCCATTGCCGCCAGCTAAGCCGAAAGCCGAGCCGCCAGGCAAGCCCGATAGCGACCCGATCCGCGACGCGATCGCCGCGTTCAGACACGATCCGCTTGGCCATGCGCAGCACGTCTATCCCTGGGGCGACGGCGTGCTCACGGACATCACTGGCCCACGCGACTGGCAGCGCGACGTGCTGAACGCGATCGGAGAGCATCTGACAAACGATGCGACGCGCCACACGCCGTGCCGCATCGCGCGCGCCAGCGGGCATGGCATCGGCAAGTCGGCGCTGATCGCGATGGTGGTCAAATGGGCGCTCGACACGTGCGAGGACACTCGCGTGATCGTCACCGCCAACACCGAAAGCCAGCTGCTCACCAAGACCGCGCCGGAGATCGGCAAATGGGCGCAGCTTGCCTCGACCGCGGACTGGTTTACGCAGACCGCGACCGCGCTGGCCAGCACCGCGAAGGGCCATGGCCGGTCGTGGCGCGCCGACCTGGTCACCTGGTCGCTCGCCAATACCGAAGCGTTCGCCGGGCTGCATAACAAGGGTCGGCGCATCGTGCTGATCTTCGACGAGGCGAGCGGCATCGATGCGAAAGTGTGGGAAGTAGCACTTGGCGCGCTGACCGATGCGGAGACCGAGATCATCTTCCTCGCCTTCGGCAACCCGACGCAAGGGACGGGGCCGTTCCGCGATGTGTTCGGCAAGCTGCGTAACCTGTGGAACACCGCGCAGATCGACAGCCGTGAGGTGGAGGGCACCAACAAGGCCTATCTCGACGAACTGGTCGCGACCTATGGCCTGGACAGCGATCTGGTGCGGGTGCGGGTGCTTGGGCAATTCCCCTCCGCGTCGTCGATGCAATTCATCGCGCGCGATACCGTCGCGGCGGCGCGCACGCGAGAGGGGGCACCCGGGCTCGGCACCGATCCGGTGATCTTCGGCGTCGATTGCGCGCGCTTCGGCGACGATCATTCGACGCTGGCGATCCGTTGCGGCCGCGATGCGCGCAGCCGGCCGTGGAAGCGCTGGCATCATATGGACAGTATGAGCCTGGCCGGCGACATCGCGATGGAGGCGGGGCGGTGGCGCCCCGACGCGATCTTCGTCGATGCCGGCAATATCGGCGCGGCGGTGATCGACCGGCTGCGGCAATTGCTGCCCGATATCCTGGTCAGCGAAGTGTGGTTCGGCAGCACGCGCGTGCGTGAGGCGAGCTGGATGGGGAGCGCCCGCATCCGCGTCGCCAACAAGCGCGCCGAGATGTGGACCAATATGCGTCATTGGTTGAGCGAGGGCTGCATCCCCGATCATCAGGGGCTGGAGGATGATCTGATCGGCCCGGAATATGGTTTCGACGCGGATCAGGCAGTGATGCTGGAGAAGAAGGAACATATGAAATCGCGCGGGCTTGCCTCGCCCGATGATGGTGATGCGCTGGCGTGTACGTTCGCGGAGCCGGTGCAGCCGAGGATGTTGCCGGGGTGGCTCGATCCGGGGCGCTACCGGCGCGGGGGTGAGGAGCGGGATTTATATGCGGATTTGTCGGAGTGA
- a CDS encoding helix-turn-helix domain-containing protein: MTAIQAIVAPPLHGEELIGLTPWESRALAAIVDAAEAGRLAPTADELQATVGCDSVSTTVNIVQRLEKRGLIRVERYQRSRRIFVVSTGKATAPVNNKTPHWRTLPRPRSLPVPALPHLRQRSPDLAAEIIRAAHKEGMRIDDFIAELVWAGWRARGAGVG; the protein is encoded by the coding sequence ATGACGGCAATTCAGGCAATCGTTGCTCCTCCCCTGCACGGGGAGGAACTGATCGGCCTCACGCCATGGGAATCGCGCGCTTTGGCGGCCATCGTCGACGCGGCCGAGGCGGGACGGCTGGCGCCGACCGCCGATGAACTTCAGGCGACGGTCGGGTGCGATTCGGTCAGCACCACGGTCAACATCGTCCAGCGGCTGGAGAAACGTGGGCTGATCCGGGTCGAGCGCTATCAGCGTTCGCGCCGCATCTTCGTGGTGTCGACCGGCAAGGCGACCGCGCCGGTCAACAACAAGACGCCGCACTGGCGCACCTTGCCGCGCCCCCGCTCGCTGCCCGTGCCGGCATTGCCGCATCTGCGCCAGCGCAGCCCGGACCTCGCGGCGGAGATCATCCGTGCCGCGCACAAGGAAGGGATGCGGATCGACGATTTCATCGCCGAACTGGTGTGGGCCGGCTGGCGCGCACGTGGCGCTGGGGTGGGGTGA
- a CDS encoding ABC transporter ATP-binding protein: protein MTHVRNKSRAGVIGAVLSFTFAHWARQRGRALLIGLAISAATATEIFVPMSAGKLVDALATGARGEALWLFAAMAALGLAMLGLRHLAWMNVVPFTLRLMGDVAEDAFARVQRFSSDWHANGFAGSTVRKISRGMWALDTLDDVLLLALLPCFVVLTGTMLLLGWHWPLLGLVMGVGAVIYVVLTLALATRWVAPAASLSNGWDTRIGGLLSDAVGGNAVVKSFGAEAREEARLARVVTKWQRRTTRTWVRSTWSGTAQIGLLWIVRTALVGSALWLWSRGQATPGDITYVLTSYFILHGYLVDIGHYVHQLQRAVNELEELVDLHGEPLGIEDGADARPIEIAAGEVRFDHVTFRYGGHETPLYNDLSVTIRTGERVGLVGHSGSGKTSFVKLIQRLHDVTGGRVLVDGQDVRDVTQRSLRAQIAIVQQEPILFHRSLAENIAYARPGATQAEIERAAQLANADAFIARLPRGYATLVGERGVKLSGGERQRVALARAFLADAPILILDEATSSLDSESEGLIQQAMERLMRGRTAIVIAHRLSTVRTLDRILVFDQGRIVEDGDHEALLANPHGIYRRLFDRQSGVIGAGIIGEAGEAVLIEA, encoded by the coding sequence ATGACTCATGTTCGCAACAAGAGCCGCGCCGGCGTGATCGGTGCCGTGCTTTCCTTCACGTTCGCGCACTGGGCGCGGCAGCGTGGCCGGGCGCTGTTGATCGGCCTTGCCATCTCGGCAGCCACGGCGACCGAGATCTTCGTGCCGATGTCCGCCGGCAAGCTGGTCGACGCGCTCGCGACCGGTGCGCGCGGCGAGGCGCTGTGGCTGTTCGCGGCGATGGCCGCGCTTGGCCTGGCGATGCTTGGGCTGCGCCATCTCGCCTGGATGAACGTCGTGCCGTTCACGCTGCGGCTGATGGGCGATGTCGCCGAGGACGCGTTCGCCCGGGTGCAGCGTTTCTCCTCCGACTGGCACGCCAATGGTTTCGCAGGGTCCACCGTGCGCAAGATTTCGCGCGGCATGTGGGCGCTCGACACGCTCGACGATGTGTTGTTGCTCGCGCTGCTGCCCTGTTTCGTGGTGCTGACCGGCACCATGCTGCTGCTCGGCTGGCACTGGCCGTTGCTTGGGCTGGTGATGGGCGTGGGCGCGGTGATCTATGTCGTGCTGACGCTGGCCCTGGCGACGCGCTGGGTCGCGCCGGCCGCGTCGTTGTCCAATGGCTGGGACACGCGGATCGGCGGGCTATTGTCCGACGCGGTCGGCGGCAACGCAGTGGTCAAGTCGTTCGGCGCGGAGGCGCGCGAGGAAGCGCGGCTCGCGCGCGTCGTGACCAAATGGCAGCGCCGCACGACCCGGACCTGGGTGCGCAGCACCTGGTCGGGCACGGCGCAGATCGGCCTGTTGTGGATCGTGCGTACCGCGCTGGTCGGCAGCGCGCTGTGGCTGTGGTCGCGGGGGCAGGCGACGCCGGGCGACATCACCTATGTGCTGACCAGTTATTTCATCCTGCACGGCTATCTGGTCGATATCGGCCATTATGTGCATCAGTTGCAGCGCGCGGTGAATGAGCTGGAGGAACTGGTCGACCTGCATGGCGAACCGCTCGGCATTGAGGATGGGGCGGACGCGCGGCCGATCGAAATCGCCGCGGGCGAGGTCCGGTTCGACCATGTCACCTTCCGTTATGGCGGGCATGAAACGCCGCTCTACAACGATCTGTCGGTGACGATCCGCACCGGCGAACGGGTCGGGCTGGTCGGTCATTCGGGATCGGGCAAGACCAGCTTCGTCAAGCTGATCCAGCGGTTGCACGATGTGACCGGCGGCCGCGTGCTGGTCGACGGGCAGGATGTGCGCGACGTGACGCAGCGTTCGTTGCGCGCGCAGATCGCGATCGTGCAGCAGGAACCGATCCTGTTCCACCGCAGCCTGGCGGAGAATATCGCCTATGCCCGGCCCGGCGCAACGCAGGCCGAGATCGAGCGCGCCGCGCAACTCGCCAATGCCGATGCGTTCATCGCGCGGCTGCCGCGTGGTTATGCGACTTTGGTCGGCGAGCGCGGTGTGAAGCTGTCGGGCGGCGAGCGGCAGCGCGTCGCGCTTGCCCGCGCCTTTCTGGCCGATGCACCGATCCTGATCCTCGACGAGGCGACATCGAGCCTGGATTCGGAATCGGAAGGCTTGATCCAGCAAGCGATGGAACGGCTGATGCGCGGGCGCACCGCGATCGTCATTGCGCATCGCTTGTCGACGGTGCGGACGCTCGACCGCATCCTGGTGTTCGACCAGGGGCGGATCGTCGAAGATGGCGACCATGAGGCGCTGCTGGCCAATCCGCACGGAATCTACCGGCGGCTGTTCGACCGGCAGTCGGGTGTGATTGGGGCCGGCATTATCGGGGAAGCGGGGGAGGCAGTGCTGATCGAAGCCTGA
- a CDS encoding HipA domain-containing protein, with protein MMTSDLPHPTEAFVWTWLAGATAPVVAGRLIARDDMVRFAYGRSYLARADAQPLYEPELPLRSGLLPLPAGMTIPSAIRDAAPDAWGRRVILNRAFGVKGDALNDVRLDELVFLLESGSDRIGAIDFQRSAEIYAPRATTATLDQLMASAARVEQNLPLSAELDQALHHGSSIGGARPKALVTAGQRKFVAKFSSTGDVYSVVRAEYVAMRLAALAGLNVAGVTLEHVSGRDVLLIDRFDRIAAGDDQWTRRAMVSALTMLGLDEMMARYASYEDLAEIVRHRFADPGKTLRELFGRITFNILAGNTDDHARNHAAFWDGAALTLTPAYDICPQGRAGQEATQAMLIVGDDRSSRIETALAAAPHFHLDEAAATALIAAQVRVIGDKWHAVCDEAGMGAVDRAFLWGRQFLNPYTTIGLRSAAASLDVLVAGVREGRDGDATGV; from the coding sequence ATGATGACTTCTGACTTGCCCCATCCGACCGAGGCGTTCGTATGGACCTGGCTTGCCGGTGCGACGGCGCCGGTGGTCGCGGGTCGGCTGATCGCGCGCGACGATATGGTGCGGTTTGCCTATGGTCGCAGCTATCTGGCGCGCGCCGATGCCCAGCCGCTTTACGAACCTGAACTGCCGCTGCGATCCGGGTTGCTGCCGCTGCCCGCAGGGATGACCATCCCGAGTGCGATCCGCGATGCCGCGCCCGATGCCTGGGGACGCCGGGTCATTCTCAACCGCGCCTTTGGCGTGAAGGGCGATGCGTTGAACGATGTGCGGCTCGACGAGCTGGTTTTTCTGCTCGAATCCGGGTCAGATCGGATCGGCGCGATCGATTTCCAGCGCTCAGCCGAAATCTATGCGCCGCGTGCGACCACCGCGACACTTGATCAATTGATGGCATCGGCGGCGCGGGTCGAACAGAATCTGCCGCTCTCGGCCGAACTGGACCAGGCATTGCACCATGGCAGCTCGATCGGCGGGGCCCGGCCAAAGGCGCTGGTCACCGCCGGTCAGCGGAAATTCGTCGCCAAATTCTCCTCGACCGGCGACGTCTATAGCGTCGTTCGGGCGGAATATGTCGCCATGCGGCTGGCGGCGCTGGCGGGGCTGAATGTCGCGGGCGTCACGCTTGAGCATGTGTCGGGGCGCGATGTGTTGCTGATCGACCGTTTCGACCGGATCGCAGCCGGCGATGACCAATGGACCCGTCGCGCGATGGTCTCCGCGCTGACCATGCTTGGTCTTGACGAGATGATGGCACGCTATGCCAGCTATGAGGATCTGGCGGAGATTGTGCGCCACCGCTTCGCCGATCCCGGCAAGACATTGCGCGAATTGTTCGGGCGAATCACTTTCAACATATTGGCCGGCAACACCGACGACCATGCGCGCAACCATGCCGCTTTCTGGGACGGCGCGGCGCTGACGCTGACGCCGGCCTATGACATTTGTCCACAGGGCCGCGCGGGCCAGGAAGCGACGCAGGCGATGCTGATCGTCGGCGACGACCGGTCCAGCCGGATCGAAACGGCGCTGGCCGCGGCGCCGCATTTCCACCTCGATGAAGCGGCGGCGACCGCGCTGATCGCGGCACAAGTCCGCGTGATCGGCGACAAATGGCACGCTGTTTGTGATGAGGCCGGGATGGGCGCGGTCGATCGCGCGTTTTTGTGGGGTCGGCAATTCCTCAACCCTTATACGACCATCGGCTTGCGCAGTGCGGCCGCGTCGCTCGACGTTCTGGTCGCCGGGGTTCGCGAAGGCCGTGACGGTGATGCGACCGGGGTCTGA
- a CDS encoding helix-turn-helix transcriptional regulator, with protein MDWTKMPATSKHVYGRYTREAVIVLGKLIALGRKRRRMTAQVLAERVGISRGTLQRLERGDPKVEIGVVFEAAAIVGVALFESDLKQLTTLSDRTADRLALLPKYVREPADTVDDDF; from the coding sequence ATGGATTGGACAAAGATGCCCGCGACCTCGAAACATGTTTATGGCCGTTACACCCGCGAGGCGGTTATCGTGCTGGGCAAGCTTATTGCGCTGGGCCGCAAGCGCCGTCGCATGACCGCGCAAGTGTTGGCCGAACGGGTCGGCATCTCGCGCGGGACGCTGCAACGGCTTGAACGGGGTGATCCCAAGGTCGAGATCGGCGTCGTGTTCGAGGCTGCCGCGATCGTCGGCGTCGCGTTGTTCGAATCCGATCTGAAGCAGCTCACGACCCTGTCCGATCGCACCGCCGATCGGTTGGCTCTGCTGCCGAAATATGTTCGCGAGCCTGCCGATACGGTAGATGATGACTTCTGA
- a CDS encoding DMT family transporter — translation MPVDDRPSPVLRAYLMLVLVMLFWAGNAIVGRAVRFDIPPFMLALVRWTGALCIVAPLAWRHLGADRAALARHWQAVLVLGLVGVAAFNALLYSGLRLTTATNGLLIQAAIPALVLACNFAFFRERASVRQLGGIALSTLGVAVVVCRGDPVTILGLHFGAGDLLILGAVLAWAFYTSLLRLRPDVHALSFLAVTFLIGALVMLPLAATEWREIAAIRWRPEIFAAFAYVAVLPSVIAYFLYNRAVAMIGAGRAGQSISLMPLFGALLAALLLGEPLHGYHLVGMGLILAGLLVAALARIRGS, via the coding sequence ATGCCTGTCGACGATCGTCCATCGCCCGTGCTGCGCGCCTATCTGATGCTCGTGCTGGTCATGCTGTTCTGGGCCGGCAACGCGATCGTCGGGCGCGCGGTGCGGTTCGATATCCCGCCCTTCATGCTGGCGCTGGTGCGCTGGACCGGCGCTCTGTGCATCGTCGCGCCGCTCGCCTGGCGGCATCTCGGCGCGGACCGGGCGGCGCTGGCGCGGCACTGGCAGGCGGTGCTGGTGCTTGGCCTGGTCGGCGTCGCGGCGTTCAACGCATTGCTTTATTCGGGACTGCGCCTGACCACCGCAACCAACGGGCTGCTGATCCAGGCGGCGATCCCCGCGCTGGTGCTGGCCTGCAACTTCGCTTTCTTTCGCGAGCGCGCGTCGGTGCGACAACTGGGCGGTATCGCGCTGTCGACGCTCGGCGTTGCGGTGGTGGTGTGCCGGGGCGATCCGGTGACGATCCTTGGCCTGCATTTCGGTGCGGGCGACTTGCTGATCCTGGGCGCGGTGCTCGCCTGGGCGTTTTACACCAGCCTGCTCCGGCTGCGCCCGGACGTGCATGCGCTGAGCTTCCTTGCGGTCACCTTCCTGATCGGCGCGCTGGTCATGCTGCCGCTCGCCGCGACCGAGTGGCGCGAGATCGCCGCGATCCGCTGGCGGCCGGAGATCTTTGCCGCCTTCGCCTATGTCGCGGTGCTGCCCTCGGTGATCGCCTATTTCCTGTACAATCGCGCGGTTGCGATGATCGGCGCGGGCCGGGCGGGGCAGTCGATCAGCCTGATGCCGCTGTTCGGCGCATTGCTCGCGGCGCTGCTGCTGGGCGAGCCGCTGCATGGCTATCATCTGGTCGGGATGGGGTTGATTCTAGCGGGGTTGCTGGTGGCTGCGTTGGCGAGAATACGGGGGAGTTGA
- a CDS encoding EF-hand domain-containing protein: protein MRKSLLNCLTFLTLTTIAGAAWAQPQDTPPPGAPAAAPPGMAGERPHGRLFISPMGEPFRGDKPVDRWFDGADTNHDGALDRQEFSRDAARFFAVLDRQHDGEIDPDDIDYYETTMAPEIRVRGMAGGGRPGGGGGGKRRGGGGGGHGGGGGGHRGGGMGGSGGGDSAGGGDSSSGGGAARMTEGKQGAAGFSYFDYPEPVTVADANFNRGVDPGEFESAAQHRFTLLDKNGDGKIEKDELPRIAPGPGGGRRHGESGSDGPPAQ from the coding sequence ATGCGCAAGAGCCTGCTGAACTGCCTGACTTTCCTGACCCTCACCACGATAGCAGGCGCCGCCTGGGCGCAGCCGCAGGACACCCCGCCGCCGGGCGCGCCCGCCGCAGCCCCACCCGGCATGGCCGGCGAGCGCCCGCATGGCCGGCTGTTCATCAGCCCGATGGGTGAGCCGTTCCGCGGCGACAAGCCGGTCGATCGCTGGTTCGACGGCGCCGATACCAACCATGACGGTGCACTCGACCGACAGGAATTTTCGCGCGATGCAGCGCGCTTCTTTGCAGTGCTCGATCGCCAGCATGACGGTGAGATCGACCCCGACGATATCGACTATTACGAAACCACGATGGCCCCCGAAATCCGCGTGCGTGGCATGGCCGGCGGCGGCCGTCCGGGCGGCGGTGGCGGTGGCAAGCGGCGCGGCGGCGGTGGTGGTGGCCATGGCGGTGGCGGCGGCGGCCATCGCGGCGGCGGCATGGGCGGTAGTGGTGGTGGCGACTCTGCGGGCGGCGGCGACTCATCCAGCGGCGGCGGCGCGGCACGTATGACCGAAGGCAAACAGGGCGCCGCGGGCTTTAGCTATTTCGACTATCCCGAACCGGTCACCGTCGCCGATGCCAATTTCAACCGCGGCGTCGATCCCGGCGAATTCGAAAGCGCCGCGCAACACCGCTTCACGCTGCTCGACAAGAATGGCGACGGCAAAATCGAGAAGGACGAACTGCCCCGCATCGCGCCCGGCCCGGGCGGCGGACGGCGACACGGTGAGTCCGGCAGCGACGGACCGCCGGCGCAATAG
- the bla gene encoding subclass B3 metallo-beta-lactamase, translated as MMKLRVMASAASVAGAIMLLAGVGSAHGDDPLTRPIAPESAKRWLGPQVPTRIYGNSYLVGFADLNVALIRTSAGLVLIDAGVPQGVAAVEANIRRLGFRVKDVKYILSTEPHFDHAGGLAALARDSGATVVASVAAAAALRRGTIGPDDPQFGLVVDFPGVTRVRAVADGEKLTLGNTVITAIATPGHTAGSMSWTWRSCERRKCLNMVFGSSLNPASADDYRYTDPAHAFVIAGFRRSFAVMRKLPCDILFSAHPSQSGGDEKFTALRKRPVPNPFIDRGACRTVATKFETLLNARIAKEGVR; from the coding sequence ATGATGAAGTTGAGGGTGATGGCGAGTGCGGCCAGTGTGGCTGGTGCGATAATGCTGCTGGCAGGTGTAGGAAGCGCGCATGGCGACGATCCGCTGACCCGGCCAATCGCGCCTGAATCTGCCAAGCGCTGGCTCGGCCCGCAGGTCCCGACGCGCATATACGGCAATAGTTATCTTGTGGGCTTTGCCGACCTTAACGTGGCGCTGATCCGCACCAGCGCCGGGCTTGTGCTGATCGACGCGGGGGTGCCGCAGGGGGTCGCAGCGGTCGAGGCGAATATCCGCCGGCTCGGTTTCCGGGTGAAGGACGTCAAATATATCCTCAGCACCGAACCGCATTTCGACCATGCCGGTGGTCTCGCCGCACTGGCGCGCGACAGTGGCGCAACGGTGGTGGCGAGCGTCGCCGCGGCGGCGGCGTTGCGCCGCGGCACGATCGGCCCGGACGATCCGCAATTCGGGCTGGTGGTGGATTTCCCCGGCGTGACGCGAGTCCGCGCGGTGGCCGATGGCGAGAAGCTGACGCTGGGCAACACGGTGATCACCGCCATTGCCACGCCCGGTCATACCGCGGGCAGCATGAGCTGGACCTGGCGGTCGTGCGAGCGTCGCAAATGCCTGAACATGGTGTTCGGATCGAGCCTGAATCCGGCATCGGCGGATGATTATCGTTACACCGATCCGGCGCATGCTTTCGTCATTGCGGGATTCCGCCGGAGCTTTGCCGTGATGCGGAAGCTGCCCTGCGACATCCTGTTCAGCGCACACCCTAGCCAGTCCGGCGGCGACGAGAAATTCACCGCGTTGCGCAAACGGCCGGTGCCCAACCCGTTCATCGACCGTGGCGCATGCCGAACGGTCGCGACGAAATTCGAAACGCTGCTCAACGCGCGGATTGCGAAGGAGGGGGTGCGTTAG